A region of Liolophura sinensis isolate JHLJ2023 chromosome 8, CUHK_Ljap_v2, whole genome shotgun sequence DNA encodes the following proteins:
- the LOC135472387 gene encoding transmembrane protein 184C-like: protein MNYLHQWRAWIRPLVVVIYFLLLVVALPMCIWELDRKDAQKHVIAWFVGGLFVMMALPISFWGILQHLVYYSQPYLQRHIIRILWMVPIYALNAWFGLRFPGAAIYLDTLRECYEAYVIYNFMTYLLTYLRTEYPDLEQVVEVKPSVKHIIPFCWLPLWPMGGSFIQKCKHGVLQYTVVRPTTTAIALICELAGVYDEGDFNFKTSWSYIVVINNISQVWAMYCLVMFYRGTKEELKPIRPVPKFMCVKAVVFLSFWQAVVIAALVKFGVISAEKTWVFYTVKDVATGIQDFLICIEMFLAALAHYFSFSHKPFMETSGGASGDCCSSFLSMWDVSDVRDDVVEHVRYIGKNVRHTVGRRGPTVGLTKSTPSAETIPLLQYGSDAGPGRDLGDEGDWTGQGYQSNSAPSIVQRHAEDDSASAEVVQQPRTSSELLSSFEASSELLSRPFEKSITMSMNNYLEASMREQSLDEPLGPQHNQQNLPEVMTSSKSSSS, encoded by the exons ATGAACTATCTTCACCAGTGGAGGGCATGGATAAGGCCCCTTGTTGTGGTCATCTATTTTCTACTGCTTGTCGTGGCACTGCCCATGTGTATCTGGGAACTGGACAGGAAAGATGCTCAGAAGCATGTGATTGCCTGGTTTGTGGGTGGGTTGTTTGTAATGATGGCGCTTCCTATATCATTCTGGGGCATCCTTCAACACCTTGTTTACTACAGCCAACCCTATCTTCAGAGGCATATCATcag AATTCTATGGATGGTCCCAATTTATGCCTTAAACGCT TGGTTTGGCTTACGTTTTCCTGGGGCAGCCATTTATCTGGACACTTTGAGAGAGTGCTACGAAGCCTATGTAATATACAACTTTATGACCTATCTTCTAACCTACTTAAGGACGGAGTACCCTGACCTGGAACAGGTGGTAGAGGTCAAACCCAGTGTCAAGCACATCATACCCTTTTGCTGGTTACCCTTATGGCCTATGGGAGG GTCTTTTATTCAGAAGTGTAAGCATGGTGTTTTGCAGTACACAGTTGTCAGACCAACAACTACAGCTATTGCCTT AATATGTGAACTAGCCGGGGTGTATGATGAAGGAGACTTCAACTTCAAGACTTCCTGGTCATACATTGTGGTTATTAACAACATATCCCAGGTG TGGGCTATGTATTGTTTGGTGATGTTTTACAGAGGAACCAAGGAGGAATTAAAACCCATTAGGCCTGTTCCAAAATTTATGTGTGTCAAAGCAGTTGTATTCTTGTCATTTTG GCAAGCTGTAGTAATTGCAGCTCTGGTCAAATTTGGGGTGATATCTGCGGAAAAGACCTGGGTATTTTATACTGTAAAAGATGTGGCCACTGGTATTCAG GATTTCCTTATCTGTATTGAAATGTTTCTGGCAGCATTGGCCCACTATTTCTCATTTTCGCACAAACCTTTCATGGAGACATCCGGCGGTGCATCTGGTGACTGCTGCTCCTCCTTTCTGTCCATGTGGGATGTCTCAGATGTCAGGGATGATGTTGTAGAGCACGTCAGATATATAG GTAAAAATGTCCGACACACTGTTGGGAGAAGAGGCCCAACTGTTGGCTTGACAAAAAGCACCCCATCTGCAGAGACAATACCCCTGCTTCAGTACGGCTCAGATGCAGGGCCAGGGAGGGATCTGGGTGATGAGGGTGACTGGACAGGCCAGGGCTACCAGTCTAACAGTGCACCCTCCATTGTGCAGAGACACGCTGAGGATGACAGTGCCAGTGCAGAGGTGGTGCAGCAGCCACGAACAAGCTCAGAGTTACTGTCATCATTTGAGGCTTCATCTGAACTGCTCTCTCGCCCCTTTGAGAAGTCCATCACAATGAGTATGAATAACTATTTAGAGGCCAGCATGCGTGAACAAAGTCTTGATGAGCCTCTAGGACCTCAGCATAATCAACAGAACCTTCCTGAAGTTATGACATCCTCTAAAAGCTCCAGTTCCTGA
- the LOC135472112 gene encoding uncharacterized protein LOC135472112 produces the protein MNNAIRFCRSRGAHVVTVETPEENYFIQVALNNSKQLSRCFMGITDFWSEGEFQTLRREQIPYENFKVPDPDNGGRSPIPENCVCLLAKSGLWKDQACTNTKTDAFVCEKALYHRSSQGLEIMYGKRLDDASCQLESYTVTSPVECAARYLQSGVALAFNVARVLSGTTPNCHVMNCTPMDVSAVKTDPDWILHHYPEIY, from the exons ATGAACAACGCTATCCGGTTCTGTCGCTCTCGCGGAGCCCATGTTGTCACAGTGGAAACCCCGGAGGAAAACTACTTTATTCAGGTGGCATTAAAC AATTCCAAGCAGTTATCTCGCTGTTTCATGGGAATAACTGACTTTTGGTCTGAAGGAGAATTCCAGACATTACGGAGAGAACAGATTCCTTACGAAAACTTTAAAG TTCCCGACCCCGATAATGGAGGACGATCTCCTATTCCTGAAAACTGTGTGTGCCTGTTGGCAAAATCGGGCCTGTGGAAAGATCAAGCCTGCACCAACACCAAAACCGACGCTTTCGTTTGTGAAAAGG CCCTTTATCACAGGTCCTCACAAGGTTTAGAAATTATGTATGGGAAGCGCCTTGATGATGCGAGCTGTCAGCTTGAATCCTATACTGTCACGTCTCCGGTGGAGTGTGCAGCCAGATATCTCCAGTCCGGCGTAGCGCTCGCCTTCAACGTCGCACGTGTGCTGTCAGGGACAACGCCCAATTGTCACGTGATGAACTGTACACCAATGGACGTCAGCGCCGTGAAGACCGATCCGGACTGGATATTACACCATTATCCTGAAATTTATTAG